A stretch of the Lactuca sativa cultivar Salinas chromosome 9, Lsat_Salinas_v11, whole genome shotgun sequence genome encodes the following:
- the LOC111879492 gene encoding protein GAST1 has protein sequence MALKASGVMIFIGMMLLLHIPNNHAKLMFSPSPAPQPQSPGNFTMYGATPGSLQPQECAPRCTSRCSKTAFKKPCMFFCQKCCATCLCVPPGTYGNKQLCPCYNDWKTKRGGPKCP, from the exons ATGGCATTGAAAGCAAGTGGTGTGATGATATTCATTGGAATGATGCTTCTTCTACATATCCCAAACAACCAT GCAAAATTGATGTTCTCACCATCTCCGGCACCTCAACCACAATCGCCAGGAAACTTTACCATG TATGGGGCCACTCCAGGCAGCCTTCAACCTCAAG AATGTGCACCAAGATGCACGAGTAGGTGCTCGAAAACCGCTTTCAAGAAGCCATGCATGTTCTTTTGCCAGAAATGTTGTGCCACATGCTTATGCGTACCTCCAGGGACCTATGGGAACAAACAATTATGTCCATGTTACAATGACTGGAAGACCAAAAGAGGAGGCCCTAAATGCCCTTGA